In the genome of Bremerella sp. P1, the window GGCGATTGTACGTGATGGACAGCTCATCGACAGCATGTGCATGGTGCGCAACTAACGGCTACGGCAGTCGGTGCCCCATCTTGTCCCGCTTCGTATCCAGATACTTCTGGTTGTGCGGGTTCGGTTCCGGGTGAATCGGAACCTGGTCAACCACTTCCAGGTCGAAGCCGCCGTAGATGAACGCGTCGGTCTTCTTGGGGTTGTTCGTCAGCAGGCGAATCTTCGATAGGCCCAGGTCCTTCAAGATCTGGATACCAACCCCGTAGTCACGCATGTCGCTCTTAAAGCCCAACGCGTGGTTCGCTTCGACCGTATCGAGACCTTGGTCTTGTAGGGCATACGCTCGGATCTTTGCTTTCAGCCCAATACCACGTCCTTCTTGCGGTAGGTAGATCAGTGCACCGACCCCTTCTTCGCTGATTCGTTGTAGGGCCATCTTCAGCTGATCGCCGCAGTCGCAGCGCAGCGAGTTGATCAGGTCGCCGGTGAAGCAGCTACTGTGCAGACGCACCAGCGGAGCTTCGACCGAAGAGAGGTCACCCATGGCGATAGCCACTGGTTCCTGCGATTCGTATTTCACGTCGTAGACGATGATGTCGAACTCGCCGAAGGTGGTCGGCAGCTTGGCTTCCGCTCCGCGTTCGACCAGCTTCTCGTTCACGCGGCGATGCGAAATGAGCTGCTCGATCGAGATGATCTCGAGGTCGTACTTCTCCGCGATTTCGATCAGCTCTTCTCGCGAAGCCCGATCCCCTTCTTCGTTAAGGATCTCGCACAGGGAGCCGGCCGGCGTTAGGCCTGCCATACGAGCCAAGTCGACCGATGCTTCGGTGTGCCCTGCTCGACGCAGCACACCCCCTTCTTTGGCCAGCAGTGGGTAGACGTGTCCCGGCCGCACGAAGTCATCGGCGGACGAGTTTTCGTCGACCATGGCCATAATCGTTTCGGAGCGTTCCTTGGCCGTGATACCCGTCTTGGCGTTCTTGTGGTCGATTGGGGTCGTGAAGGCCGTACGGAGTGGAGCGTTGTTGTTTTCGACCAGTGGTGCCAGTTCGAGCCGTTCGCAGACATCCGGCAGGCAGGCCGCACACAGAAGACCGCGTCCCTGGGTGATCATGAAATTCACCACTTCGGGGGTCGTTTTTTCTGCCGCAGCGACGAAATCCCCTTCGTTTTCCCGATCTTCGGCATCGACAACAATGATAACTTTGCCAGCTTTGATCGCATCGACGGCCGCTTGGACGGTGGAAAATCGGTGGCTCACGGGAAGCACTCTCCTGAAATACACGGGGCATCGCCGATGGAAAAAGGGATGCCCTGCATGATCCTCGGGGTTAATATTGGGCAACGTCGGCGGAATAACTCATTATAGGACCCGCTACTTTGCGGCATAGTTCACCTTGACGGAGTCCGTTGTGGCTGTCTGGAAAACAATATTCGTGGCGATTTTTGCTTTCGCGGTCTTAGCCGGCCCTGCGGTAGCGGAAAAACCATCCGTTCGGATGGTGCCCAATCAGATCTTCGCCGAGCGAGAAGACAAGACGCTTAAGGCCGATGTGTACCTGCCTCCAGGCGAAGGACCGTTCCCGGCGATCCTCATGATACACGGCGGAGCGTGGGTCGGCGGGTCGCGCAGTCATATGGCGACGCACGCGATCTACCTTGCGAACAACGGCTACGCGGTCGCGGCAATTACGTATCGTTTTGCACCGAATCACATTTTTCCGGCTCAACTGGAAGACTGTCAGGCAGCGTTGAATTGGCTGGTCGATAACGCGGAAGAGTTCAAAATCGATACCCAGCGCGTGGGCGGCTGGGGCTACTCGGCCGGTGGCCACTTGGCCTGTCTTGTGGCGGCCGTGGAAGCCGAAAAAGGCCCTGGTGCACCTCAGCTGAGAGCAGTCGTCGCGGGTGGTGCTCCGTGTGATTTCACTAAGGAACCACCACAAAGCGAACGGCTGAAATTCTTCCTCGGAGGCTCGCGTGCCGATGTGCCTGGCACCTACGAAGACGCCTCGCCACTCACGCATGTGACGGCCAAGTGTCCTCCTATTTTCTTTTTTCATGGCACCAATGATGGTGTCGTTCCACTGCGGAATGCCGAGGTCATGCATGACAAATTGTCCTCATTGGGCATCCCGACAACATTCTACAAAGCCGAAGGACGCGGGCACCTGGGCACGTTCATCGATCCCCAGGCCAAGCGAGAGGCATTGAAATTCCTCGACGGACATCTCAAACTCGGGAAGTCGTAACTTCACCCACTTCCCGAGGGAAGCGGGGCATCCCTCAGCGAGAAAGTGTCGGCAACAGCATGAGTGACGAGGCGCAGCCATCCCCTGAATTAGAAGCCGAGGAATATGTCGAGCAGCGGCACTTCTTCGAAGGGCTTCAAGCGGGACTGGCCGATAATCGCCCGATGCAGGAGATCTTGAAGAGCGTTCGCGACGAGATTCTCGTGACGACCAAGCTGCCGATGGCGATCGATTTTCTGGCGGCCGAACTCCGGCACAGCGGCCAGTTTCACCCGGCGATGAAACGCCTGTCGCATTACTTCACCGGCTTTCAAACATTCATTGTCGAGTCATCGGAAGACGATCGCGGGAAGTTCGACTTTCAGACAGGCCTCGAGATCTTGAAGTACGAAGTCAAGCTGAGAGCCGACCAC includes:
- the ribA gene encoding GTP cyclohydrolase II: MSHRFSTVQAAVDAIKAGKVIIVVDAEDRENEGDFVAAAEKTTPEVVNFMITQGRGLLCAACLPDVCERLELAPLVENNNAPLRTAFTTPIDHKNAKTGITAKERSETIMAMVDENSSADDFVRPGHVYPLLAKEGGVLRRAGHTEASVDLARMAGLTPAGSLCEILNEEGDRASREELIEIAEKYDLEIISIEQLISHRRVNEKLVERGAEAKLPTTFGEFDIIVYDVKYESQEPVAIAMGDLSSVEAPLVRLHSSCFTGDLINSLRCDCGDQLKMALQRISEEGVGALIYLPQEGRGIGLKAKIRAYALQDQGLDTVEANHALGFKSDMRDYGVGIQILKDLGLSKIRLLTNNPKKTDAFIYGGFDLEVVDQVPIHPEPNPHNQKYLDTKRDKMGHRLP
- a CDS encoding alpha/beta hydrolase; amino-acid sequence: MAIFAFAVLAGPAVAEKPSVRMVPNQIFAEREDKTLKADVYLPPGEGPFPAILMIHGGAWVGGSRSHMATHAIYLANNGYAVAAITYRFAPNHIFPAQLEDCQAALNWLVDNAEEFKIDTQRVGGWGYSAGGHLACLVAAVEAEKGPGAPQLRAVVAGGAPCDFTKEPPQSERLKFFLGGSRADVPGTYEDASPLTHVTAKCPPIFFFHGTNDGVVPLRNAEVMHDKLSSLGIPTTFYKAEGRGHLGTFIDPQAKREALKFLDGHLKLGKS